From Bacillus basilensis, a single genomic window includes:
- the glnH gene encoding glutamine ABC transporter substrate-binding protein GlnH — protein sequence MFKMKKLLTVIVFSCLFVLVVAGCGSKADEAKEMNTKQGGAIEQIKKRGKLVVGVKNDTNLFGLKKPSTGQVEGFDVDIAKALAKKILGDEKKLELKEVTSKTRIPLLKNGDIDAIIATMTITEERKKEVDFSDVYFKAGQSLLVKKGSAIKSIDDVKKGVKVLAVKGSTSTNNIRQKSPEATVLEFENYSEAFTALKAGKGDVLTTDNAILYGMAKQDSNYEVVGKIFTDEPYGIAVQKGADDLTKEINSLLKDMKANGEYDKLYEKWIGQKPEK from the coding sequence ATGTTTAAAATGAAAAAGTTGCTTACCGTAATCGTATTTTCATGTTTATTCGTACTTGTCGTTGCTGGGTGCGGAAGTAAAGCAGATGAGGCAAAAGAAATGAATACGAAGCAAGGCGGGGCCATTGAGCAAATTAAAAAGCGCGGGAAACTAGTAGTTGGGGTGAAGAATGATACGAATTTATTTGGATTGAAAAAACCTTCAACAGGGCAGGTAGAAGGATTTGATGTTGATATTGCAAAGGCGCTTGCGAAAAAAATCCTCGGAGATGAAAAGAAACTAGAATTAAAAGAAGTAACGTCTAAAACGCGTATTCCACTACTGAAAAATGGTGACATTGATGCAATTATCGCAACAATGACAATTACGGAAGAACGTAAAAAAGAAGTTGATTTTTCAGATGTATATTTTAAAGCGGGGCAATCGTTACTTGTGAAAAAAGGGAGCGCTATTAAAAGTATTGATGATGTGAAAAAAGGCGTGAAGGTGTTAGCTGTAAAAGGTTCAACGTCTACAAATAATATACGTCAAAAGTCACCAGAAGCGACTGTATTAGAATTTGAAAATTATAGTGAGGCATTTACGGCGTTAAAAGCAGGGAAAGGTGATGTTTTAACGACAGATAATGCAATTCTTTACGGAATGGCAAAACAAGATTCGAATTATGAAGTTGTAGGGAAAATTTTCACGGATGAGCCATACGGAATTGCTGTGCAAAAAGGTGCAGATGATTTGACGAAAGAGATTAATAGCTTGCTAAAAGATATGAAGGCGAACGGAGAGTATGACAAACTGTATGAGAAGTGGATTGGACAAAAACCAGAAAAGTAG
- a CDS encoding amino acid ABC transporter permease codes for MPDFSILTNNIDMYLEGFKYTVMSSVIALIGSFILGVILAIMRIAPIRILNWIGSAFVEFVRNIPLVLIAFIFYFALPVIGVTLNGFVAGTVTLTVYTAAFIAEVIRAGILSVAKGQMEAARSSGLTYTQAMYHVVLPQAMKIVIPPLGNQFLNLVKNSSILGIIAGADLMYQGDLISTKTFVTFDVYIFVGMFYLILTIPLSMLVRYLEKRLAKEAV; via the coding sequence GTGCCTGATTTTTCTATATTAACGAATAACATTGATATGTATTTAGAAGGGTTTAAATATACAGTAATGTCTAGTGTAATTGCATTAATAGGCAGTTTTATTTTAGGAGTAATTTTGGCTATAATGCGTATTGCACCGATTCGTATTTTAAACTGGATAGGATCAGCTTTTGTGGAGTTTGTAAGAAATATTCCACTCGTATTAATTGCATTTATATTTTATTTCGCTTTACCTGTAATAGGAGTTACTTTAAATGGTTTTGTAGCAGGAACAGTTACGCTTACGGTATATACTGCAGCGTTTATTGCCGAGGTTATTCGCGCTGGTATTTTATCAGTCGCCAAAGGTCAAATGGAAGCAGCGCGTTCCTCAGGATTGACTTATACGCAAGCGATGTACCATGTCGTTTTACCTCAAGCGATGAAAATCGTAATCCCTCCTCTAGGAAATCAATTTCTTAATTTAGTAAAAAACTCTTCCATACTCGGAATTATCGCTGGTGCTGATTTAATGTATCAAGGAGATTTAATTTCAACGAAGACGTTTGTTACGTTTGATGTTTATATATTTGTCGGGATGTTTTATTTAATATTAACAATTCCGCTCAGTATGCTAGTGCGTTATTTAGAAAAACGCTTGGCAAAGGAGGCGGTGTAA
- a CDS encoding amino acid ABC transporter permease: MDFKGAITGDHILFLLKGLLITLEVALVAIVLSFIIGSVIGILRYMKIPVVSQILGIIVEVIRNLPLLLIIFFTYFALPEAGLKLEIITAVIVALTIFEAAMISEIVRSGLLSIEKGQIEAARSSGLTYVQALWHIILPQALRRMVPPLVSQFISLLKDTALAVVISLPELMHNAQIISGQNVNYMIPTFIVVACMYFIVNYSLSILSRRLELR, translated from the coding sequence ATGGATTTTAAGGGAGCTATAACAGGGGATCATATCCTCTTTTTATTAAAAGGATTACTCATAACGTTAGAGGTAGCGCTTGTAGCGATTGTACTTAGCTTTATTATTGGCAGTGTAATAGGGATATTGCGCTATATGAAAATACCTGTCGTCTCACAAATATTAGGAATTATCGTTGAAGTGATTCGAAATTTACCACTACTTTTAATTATATTTTTCACTTATTTTGCACTTCCAGAAGCAGGATTGAAATTAGAAATTATAACAGCTGTAATTGTTGCGTTAACAATATTTGAAGCGGCAATGATATCTGAAATTGTTCGAAGTGGTTTATTATCGATTGAAAAAGGACAGATTGAAGCCGCAAGATCTTCAGGATTAACGTATGTTCAAGCGCTTTGGCATATCATTTTACCACAAGCATTAAGAAGAATGGTTCCACCGCTTGTTAGTCAGTTTATTTCATTGCTGAAAGATACAGCATTAGCAGTTGTTATATCACTGCCAGAGCTTATGCATAATGCTCAAATTATTAGCGGACAGAATGTGAATTATATGATTCCAACGTTTATAGTAGTAGCTTGTATGTACTTTATCGTAAATTATAGTTTATCAATTTTATCGAGAAGATTAGAACTTCGTTGA